CGCCTGGACCCAAAACCGCCTGATGCTGCCGGCGTGGCTGGGTGCAGGCGCCGCGTTGCAAAAAGTGGTGGAGGAAGGGAAACAGAGCGAACTGGAGGCGATGTGTCGCGACTGGCCGTTCTTCTCTACGCGTCTCGGCATGCTGGAGATGGTATTCGCTAAAGCAGACCTTTGGCTGGCGGAATACTACGATCAGCGCCTGGTGAAGCCCGAACTGTGGAAGCTGGGTAAACAGCTGCGTGACCAGCTGGAAGCCGACATTAAAGTGGTGTTAGACATCGCTAACGACGCCCATCTGATGGAAGATTTGCCGTGGATCGCCGAGTCTATCACCCTGCGTAACATCTACACCGATCCGCTGAACGTCCTGCAGGCCGAGCTGCTGCACCGCTCGCGTCAGTCGGAAGAGAAAGGTGAAGAGCCGGATGCCCGCGTAGAACAAGCCCTGATGGTCACCATCGCCGGCGTTGCTGCCGGGATGCGTAATACCGGCTAACGGCTGGTAAGCGACATTCAAACCCCGCTGAGGCGGGGTTTTTTATTGCGGCCCGATCGCAAGGCTCATCATCACTGTCCTTTGTCTTAACGTCTTATTCTTCTTAAATAAAAAGACAACGAAAGTCTTTAAGTCCCGCCCGCGTCAATCGTAATGGAACAAGGCTGAAATTCCGCTGTCATTATTTCGACACATTTCCTATATTGTGCGCAAAAGTCATCCAGCAGTGGGTGACTTTTTTCGTCGATAAAAGCCACCGTAGCGTCCACAACTAAGGCTTACTTAAGGTTTTCTCATTACGGTTAATGATAATTTTTTAGCACAGGCAAGAGAATGAACTTCACATCTAACCAGGCTGAACGCAAGTTCAGCTTAAAAGCCCTTGGATGGGTTTTGCTCTACTTTTGGTATTTTTCCTCGGTTCTGCAGATTGCCATATTAACGTCGGGATACAGCGGTACCACCGGGCTTCGTGATTCCCTTCTGTTCAGCTCCCTGTGGTTTATTCCGGTCTTTCTCTTTCCGCAGCGCACGCGCCTCATTGCGGCCATTATCGGCATAGTCCTCTGGGCGGCCTCGATTGCGGCGCTGGGCTATTACGTGGTTTACGGGCAGGAGTTCTCGCAAAGCGTCCTGTTTGTGATGTTCGAAACCAACGCCAGCGAGGCCAGCGAATACCTGAGCCAGTACTTCAGCCTGAAGCTGCTGCTCATTACACTTGCCTACACGCTGGTAGCGATTTTCCTGTGGAGTCGCCTGCGCCCGGTATACATTCCAAACCCATGGCGCTGGCTGGTGTCCTTTGCCATTTTGTTCGGCCTGGTGCTTAACCCGGTTGGTAAAGAGTGGCTCATCAACAAACGCAGCATCGGCGATTCGTTCTCAAGCATTTCTTCGCGCCTTGAGCCCGCTGCACCGTGGCAGTTTATCGTCGCCTATACCGAATACCGCCAGCAGCTGGACAGCCTGAACAGCATGCTCAGCTCCAATAACGCCCTGCCTCCTCTGGCTAACCTGAAAGATGCCTCCGGGACTGCTCCGCGCACCTTAGTGCTGGTTATCGGCGAATCGACACAGCGTGGCCGCATGAGCCTTTACGGCTACCACCGTAAGACTACGCCAGAGCTGGATGAGCTGCAGAAGACCGATCCGCAAATGACGGTATTCAATAACGTCGTCACTTCGCGTCCTTACACCATTGAAATTTTGCAGCAGGCGCTGACGTTTGCAGACGAGAAGGAGCCGGACCTCTATCTGACGAAGCCTTCGCTGATGAACCTGATGAAGCAGGCCGGTTATAAGACATTCTGGATCACCAATCAGCAGACAATGACCGAACGCAACACCATGCTGACGGTGTTCTCGAAGCAGACCGACAAGCAATATTATATGAACCAGCAGCGCACTCAGAGCGCACGCGAGTATGACACCAACGTGCTGGCGCCATTTAAAGAGGTGCTGGCAGACCCTGCGCCCAGGAAGTTCATTATCGTACATCTGCTGGGTACGCATATTCGCTATGACTTCCGCTACCCGGAAAACTGGGGCAAGTTTGACGGTAAAACCGATGATTTACCTGCAGGTCTAAGCAAAGATCAGCAAGAAGCCTACAACAGCTACGATAACGCCAACCTGTTCAACGACCACGTGGTTTCCACGCTGATTAAAGACTACAAGGCCAGCGATCCTAACGGCTTCCTGCTCTATTTCTCTGACCACGGGGAAGAGGTCTACGACACACCGCCGCACCAGACCCAGGGGCGTAACGAAAGCAGCCCAACGCGCCATATGTACACCATACCGTTCATCCTCTGGACTTCACCGGCCTGGCAGCAGGAGCACCCGCGTGACTTCTCCGGGGATGTAAACCGCAAGTACAG
This region of Cedecea lapagei genomic DNA includes:
- a CDS encoding phosphoethanolamine transferase CptA; amino-acid sequence: MNFTSNQAERKFSLKALGWVLLYFWYFSSVLQIAILTSGYSGTTGLRDSLLFSSLWFIPVFLFPQRTRLIAAIIGIVLWAASIAALGYYVVYGQEFSQSVLFVMFETNASEASEYLSQYFSLKLLLITLAYTLVAIFLWSRLRPVYIPNPWRWLVSFAILFGLVLNPVGKEWLINKRSIGDSFSSISSRLEPAAPWQFIVAYTEYRQQLDSLNSMLSSNNALPPLANLKDASGTAPRTLVLVIGESTQRGRMSLYGYHRKTTPELDELQKTDPQMTVFNNVVTSRPYTIEILQQALTFADEKEPDLYLTKPSLMNLMKQAGYKTFWITNQQTMTERNTMLTVFSKQTDKQYYMNQQRTQSAREYDTNVLAPFKEVLADPAPRKFIIVHLLGTHIRYDFRYPENWGKFDGKTDDLPAGLSKDQQEAYNSYDNANLFNDHVVSTLIKDYKASDPNGFLLYFSDHGEEVYDTPPHQTQGRNESSPTRHMYTIPFILWTSPAWQQEHPRDFSGDVNRKYSSSELIHTWSDLAGLTYDGYDAARAVTSPQFVEATRWIGNPYQKDALKDYDTLPYGEQTGNQ